Proteins encoded by one window of Massilia sp. NR 4-1:
- the moaD gene encoding molybdopterin converting factor subunit 1: MMITLRFFASVRESLGTSSETIDLPPGVDTVGALRTHLVQRGGAWEQALAEGRALRMACNQVMAQPSTAIADGCEVAFFPPVTGG, encoded by the coding sequence ATAATGATTACGCTGCGTTTCTTTGCCAGCGTGCGCGAAAGCCTTGGCACCTCTTCCGAAACCATCGATTTGCCGCCCGGCGTGGACACCGTGGGCGCACTGCGTACCCACCTGGTGCAGCGCGGCGGCGCCTGGGAACAGGCGCTGGCCGAAGGGCGTGCGCTGCGCATGGCCTGCAACCAGGTGATGGCCCAGCCATCGACCGCGATCGCCGACGGCTGCGAAGTGGCTTTCTTCCCGCCGGTGACCGGCGGCTGA